A single region of the Brassica rapa cultivar Chiifu-401-42 chromosome A03, CAAS_Brap_v3.01, whole genome shotgun sequence genome encodes:
- the LOC103855442 gene encoding BEL1-like homeodomain protein 9, which translates to MHAYEPYHVLQQSRRDKLRIPSLDSHFHFHHPPPPSFSGGGLFPLAGSDYLAAGGFHSNSNNHISNPSYSNFMGFLGGPSSSSSAAVTVAGDPSFNGELSSGDVLVFRPEPLSLSLSSHPRLAYDPVVPGAVSSGFSRSASEAAAAAVTVASRSSGPLGPFTGYASILKGSRFLKPAQMLLDEFCNVGRGVYTDKVMDDDDSSLLFDPTVETLCGVSEEHGKKKSKLISMLDEAYKRYKQYYEQLQAVMGSFECVAGLGHAAPYASLTLKALSKHFKCLKTAITDQLQFTNNKIQQQCGHVMNSDNKTDSLRFGGSDSGRDLCSAGQRHGFPDHHAPVWRPHRGLPERAVAVLRAWLFDHFLHPYPTDTDKLVLAKQTGLSRNQVSNWFINARVRVWKPMVEEIHMLETRQSQRSSSSSWRDEHSTTVFPDNNNDNPSSSSAQQRANNNSSPARRVRNHDVHGTNNNNNNNFMNAGNGGSGGGAVSFSYGIASSNVPGMSNSTNGGVSLTLGLHHQIGLSEPFPMTTAQRLGLDGGSSGGGGGGYDGQNRQFGRDFIGGSNHQFLHDFVG; encoded by the exons ATGCATGCTTACGAGCCTTACCATGTCCTCCAACAAAGCCGACGAGATAAACTTCGGATTCCTTCTCTTGATTCCCACTTCCACTTTCACcaccctcctcctccttcttttTCCGGTGGAGGCCTGTTTCCTCTCGCCGGCTCCGATTACCTCGCCGCCGGTGGATTTCACTCCAACAGTAACAACCACATATCCAACCCTAGCTACAGTAATTTTATGGGATTTCTTGGTGGCCCATCTTCCTCTTCATCCGCTGCAGTCACCGTCGCCGGAGATCCTTCCTTTAACGGTGAGCTCTCTTCCGGTGACGTTCTCGTCTTCAGACCCGAGCCTTTATCCCTGTCTTTATCATCTCACCCTAGACTTGCCTACGATCCAGTTGTTCCCGGCGCTGTTAGCTCCGGATTCTCTAGATCCGCCTCTGAAGCCGCTGCAGCCGCCGTCACCGTCGCGTCGAGAAGCTCCGGTCCTTTAGGACCGTTCACTGGCTACGCATCCATTCTGAAAGGCTCGAGGTTCTTGAAACCAGCACAGATGCTTCTTGATGAGTTTTGTAACGTGGGACGTGGGGTTTACACCGACAAAGTCATGGATGACGACGATTCTTCTTTGCTTTTTGATCCCACGGTTGAGACTCTCTGCGGCGTCTCTGAAGAACATGGgaagaaaaaatcaaaactcaTCTCCATGCTCGACGAG GCTTACAAGAGGTATAAGCAATACTATGAGCAGCTTCAAGCTGTAATGGGCTCATTCGAATGCGTAGCAGGACTCGGGCATGCAGCTCCTTATGCAAGCTTAACTTTAAAGGCATTGTCTAAGCATTTCAAGTGTCTGAAGACTGCTATAACAGACCAGCTTCAGTTTACCAATAACAAGATACAACAACAATGTGGTCATGTGATGAACTCTGACAATAAAACCGACTCTCTGCGATTTGGAGGAAGTGATAGTGGTAGAGACTTGTGTTCTGCTGGTCAAAGACATGGATTTCCTGATCATCATGCTCCTGTATGGAGACCACACCGTGGCCTACCCGAACGTGCCGTCGCCGTTCTAAGGGCTTGGCTCTTCGATCATTTCTTGCATCC TTATCCAACTGATACAGACAAACTCGTGTTGGCTAAACAGACAGGTCTCTCCAGAAATCAG GTATCGAATTGGTTCATAAACGCACGAGTTAGGGTTTGGAAACCGATGGTGGAAGAGATTCATATGCTGGAGACTCGACAATCTCagagatcttcttcttcttcttggagaGACGAACATAGCACCACCGTCTTTCCCGATAACAATAACGACAATCCTTCTTCCTCCTCGGCCCAACAAAGAGCTAACAACAACTCATCTCCGGCTAGGAGGGTGCGAAACCACGACGTTCATGgcaccaacaacaacaataataacaACTTCATGAACGCTGGAAATGGTGGGAGCGGAGGCGGCGCGGTTAGCTTCTCCTACGGTATTGCGTCGTCTAATGTCCCGGGGATGAGTAACAGTACAAATGGAGGAGTGTCATTGACGTTAGGGCTTCATCATCAGATTGGATTGTCGGAGCCTTTTCCGATGACAACTGCTCAGAGGCTTGGACTTGACGGTGGCAGTAGTGGCGGTGGAGGAGGTGGGTACGATGGGCAAAATCGTCAGTTTGGGAGAGATTTTATTGGAGGTAGTAATCATCAGTTTCTACATGACTTTGTAGGATGA
- the LOC103855443 gene encoding PRA1 family protein A1, which produces MDWGNVTAEDLVDALREVDWSSPPRPLSEFFSRFTVPKSLAKWDSRLKCNLYYYRTNYFIMIVFILGLGFLTRPLAILSAFLTAVTVAFLNDSFAGSFSEKATRTIRRFSPQLAAKMRPPLAPVIRGRPSAKRAIYICGQPRWVFVLISSLVSFALWYISCGLFTVSLALLIGLLATILHATLRTPNLKARLNTFREEFRAVWRNYSEI; this is translated from the exons ATGGATTGGGGAAATGTGACGGCTGAGGATCTCGTCGATGCTCTCCGAGAAGTTGACTGGTCGTCGCCGCCGCGTCCGCTCTCAGAGTTCTTCTCAAGGTTCACCGTTCCTAAATCTTTGGCTAAATGGGACAGCCGCCTCAAGTGCAATCTCTACTA CTACCGAACGAACTACTTCATCATGATCGTCTTTATACTTG GATTGGGATTTCTTACAAGGCCTCTCGCAATTCTCTCTGCCTTTTTGACTGCAGTAACTGTGGCATTTCTTAATgacag CTTTGCAGGTTCCTTTAGTGAGAAGGCCACACGAACCATCAGAAGATTCTCCCCACAGTTAGCTGCTAAAATGAGACCTCCATTGGC GCCTGTCATTCGTGGACGCCCATCAGCAAAGCGAGCAATCTATATTTGTGGCCAACCCCGTTGGGTCTTTGTCTTGATATCCTCACTTG TGAGTTTTGCCCTTTGGTATATTTCATGTGGTTTGTTCACCGTCTCTTTGGCACTACTCATTGGGCTTCTTG CTACAATTCTTCATGCAACCTTGAGAACACCCAACTTGAAGGCACGTCTTAACACCTTCAGGGAGGAATTTCGAGCAGTGTGGCGTAACTACAGTGAGATCTAG
- the LOC103855444 gene encoding uncharacterized protein At2g39795, mitochondrial, translated as MSMFRRASSSLATLAFRAVRSPVSLRNGAVSAERLFLGSRQLSRGSVFSFSRFSTESAVAKTTADENLVSVLESEIECAVNEEAPDENVMEDVPEGFPFEIVDTPGERTLLLQRKFEDETIQVEVDSCATYDDDEEEAEQAEANDDEDEENSVKLRIPMVVSVAKGDGVCLEFGVSAYADEIVIDSLSIKHPQGSENELAYEGPDFDDLDENLQKAFHRFLEIRGIKPSFTGFLADYVANKDSREYLQWLKDVKSFVEK; from the exons ATGTCAATGTTTCGTCGAGCCTCGTCTAGTTTGGCCACTCTTGCCTTCCGTGCGGTTAGATCTCCGGTGAGCCTCCGAAATGGCGCCGTCTCCGCCGAGAGATTGTTTCTTGGCAGCCGGCAGCTCAGCCGTGGATCGGTGTTTTCATTCTCGAGATTTTCGACGGAGAGTGCGGTGGCTAAAACAACCGCCGACGAGAATCTGGTTAGCGTTCTCGAATCTGAAATCGAGTGCGCCGTGAACGAGGAGGCGCCTGATGAAAACGTC ATGGAAGATGTGCCAGAAGGGTTCCCTTTTGAGATCGTTGATACTCCAGGGGAACGAACTCTGTTGCTTCAGAGGAAGTTTGAGGATGAAACAATCCAGGTCGAAGTTGACTCTTGTGCGACCTATGATGACGATGAGGAAGAAGCAGAGCAAGCAGAAGCAAAcgatgatgaggatgaggagAACTCTGTTAAGCTTCGGATTCCCATGGTTGTGAGTGTGGCGAAAGGTGACGGTGTGTGTCTTGAGTTTGGAGTCAGCGCTTACGCTGATGAGATCGTGATTGATAGTTTATCGATTAAACATCCCCAAGGATCTGAGAATGAGCTTGCTTACGAAGGACCCGACTTTGA TGACTTGGATGAGAATCTGCAGAAGGCGTTCCACAGGTTCTTGGAGATCAGAGGGATTAAGCCTAGCTTCACTGGCTTTCTGGCAGATTATGTGGCCAACAAAGACAGCAGAGAGTATCTTCAATGGCTCAAGGATGTCAAGTCTTTTGTTGAGAAGTGA